In the genome of Bacteroidales bacterium, one region contains:
- a CDS encoding glutamine synthetase III has protein sequence MSTLRFKAIEEVLKRQPLQVELPAVKTSRYFGENVFDQKKMQEYLSKEAYDNVLEAIEKGIKIERQYANQVASGMKAWAIDRGATHYTHWFHPLTGTTAEKHDAFFEPADNGGIIENFQGEMLVQQESDASSFPSGGLRNTFEARGYTAWDPSSPAFVYGRTLCIPTIFVSYNGDALDYKTPLIKSINYIDQAATDVCQYFDKSINKVNVTLGWEQEYFLIDEAFYNARPDLYLTGRTLIGHPSPKDQQLNDHYFGSLTDRVKNFMRDFEIEAYRLGIPVKTRHNEVAPNQFECAPRFEEANLSVDHNQLMMTLMEQVAKKHHFRVLFHEKPFDGINGSGKHNNWSLLSDTGKNLLAPGKTPKNNFQFITFFINTIKAVYEHADLLRASIAFTGNDYRLGAHEAPPSIISVFIGTKLSQMLDELEERVDDTKMTPEEKGELKLDIGKIPEILVDNTDRNRTSPFAFTGNRFEFRAVGSSANVASPMIVLNTIVADQLNKFKKEVDEQISAENIKKDEAIFRVLKQYITESKEIRFEGDGYSQEWIEEAKRRGLSNIKSIPGSLEAFLSPKTIEVFRNNNILNEKELGARQGIQMEHFTKRMQIEARVLGDLAMNHIIPTAIKYQNTMMENIQKLKEIYPEEQYKIMAHHQLDTVEKIARHINTIREKVVDMINARKNANQIEDEKQKAYAYHQNVVSYFGEIRNHIDKLERIVDDEMWPFPKYREMLFTR, from the coding sequence ATGTCTACTTTAAGATTTAAAGCAATTGAGGAGGTTTTGAAACGCCAGCCTCTTCAGGTTGAGTTACCTGCGGTGAAGACTTCCCGTTATTTCGGTGAAAATGTTTTCGACCAGAAAAAAATGCAGGAGTACCTTTCTAAAGAAGCTTATGACAATGTTCTTGAGGCTATAGAGAAAGGTATAAAAATTGAGAGACAATATGCCAACCAGGTAGCCTCAGGCATGAAAGCCTGGGCCATTGATCGTGGTGCAACGCACTATACGCACTGGTTCCATCCTTTAACAGGCACAACTGCTGAAAAACATGATGCTTTTTTTGAACCCGCTGACAATGGTGGGATTATTGAAAATTTTCAGGGAGAAATGTTGGTGCAGCAGGAAAGCGATGCTTCAAGTTTCCCCAGCGGGGGACTGAGAAACACCTTCGAAGCCAGGGGCTATACAGCCTGGGATCCTTCATCACCGGCTTTCGTATATGGCAGAACGCTCTGTATACCTACCATTTTTGTCTCATATAACGGAGATGCCCTGGATTACAAAACACCTCTCATTAAATCGATCAATTATATCGATCAGGCTGCAACGGATGTATGCCAATATTTCGATAAAAGCATCAATAAAGTGAATGTAACCCTGGGATGGGAACAGGAATATTTCCTGATTGATGAAGCTTTCTACAACGCAAGACCCGATCTCTATCTTACCGGCAGAACCCTGATCGGACATCCTTCCCCAAAAGATCAACAATTAAACGATCATTATTTCGGGTCCTTAACCGACCGGGTGAAAAACTTTATGAGGGATTTTGAAATCGAGGCATATCGATTGGGGATACCCGTGAAAACGAGACACAATGAGGTAGCCCCCAACCAATTTGAATGTGCTCCTCGTTTTGAAGAGGCCAATCTGTCAGTAGACCATAACCAGCTCATGATGACACTCATGGAACAAGTCGCCAAAAAACATCATTTCCGCGTGCTTTTCCATGAGAAGCCATTCGATGGCATCAACGGCTCAGGGAAACACAACAACTGGTCGTTATTGTCCGATACAGGAAAAAATCTGCTGGCGCCGGGCAAAACACCCAAAAACAACTTTCAGTTCATAACTTTCTTTATCAATACCATTAAGGCGGTATACGAACATGCCGATTTACTGAGGGCCAGCATAGCTTTTACCGGGAATGATTATCGGCTGGGCGCCCACGAGGCACCACCTTCCATTATCTCCGTATTCATCGGCACCAAGCTTTCACAAATGCTGGATGAACTGGAAGAAAGAGTGGACGACACCAAAATGACTCCGGAAGAAAAAGGCGAGCTCAAGCTGGATATAGGAAAAATTCCTGAAATTTTGGTCGACAATACCGACAGAAACAGAACCTCCCCCTTTGCGTTTACCGGAAACCGGTTTGAATTTAGGGCGGTAGGCTCATCAGCAAATGTAGCTTCTCCCATGATTGTATTAAACACCATCGTGGCTGACCAGCTAAACAAATTCAAGAAAGAAGTGGATGAGCAGATTTCTGCGGAAAACATAAAAAAGGATGAAGCCATATTCCGGGTTCTGAAACAATATATCACAGAATCAAAAGAAATCCGTTTTGAAGGTGACGGATACAGCCAGGAATGGATTGAAGAAGCAAAAAGACGCGGCCTCTCAAATATTAAAAGCATTCCCGGTTCACTGGAAGCATTCCTGTCTCCCAAAACAATCGAAGTCTTCAGAAACAACAACATACTGAATGAAAAGGAACTGGGAGCACGCCAGGGAATCCAGATGGAGCATTTCACAAAGCGGATGCAGATTGAAGCAAGAGTTTTGGGTGATCTGGCCATGAATCATATCATCCCCACTGCCATCAAATATCAGAACACCATGATGGAAAACATCCAAAAACTTAAGGAAATTTACCCTGAAGAACAATATAAGATTATGGCCCATCATCAATTGGATACGGTAGAAAAAATTGCCCGCCATATCAATACCATCAGGGAAAAAGTGGTGGATATGATCAATGCAAGGAAAAATGCCAATCAGATTGAGGATGAAAAACAAAAGGCCTATGCCTATCATCAAAATGTTGTTTCTTACTTTGGTGAAATCCGAAATCATATCGATAAACTGGAAAGAATTGTGGATGATGAAATGTGGCCTTTCCCGAAATACCGGGAAATGCTATTCACCCGGTAA
- a CDS encoding GNAT family N-acetyltransferase, with amino-acid sequence MEAEPIKIRYSEADDTVYSPQIHQMYKEEAANGDIGLAVRSVPYLNDVISKGKGVFAFHGDQLAGFCYIEAWEHEKYLANSGLIVLPEFRGKGVAKKIKFGAFQLSRKMFPHAKLFGLTTNSAVMRINAELGYIPVTFSKLTQDPQFWKGCASCPNYDILLRKEMKNCLCTAMIFDPEKHTSKYEEKEFRKEKNSAGL; translated from the coding sequence ATGGAAGCAGAACCAATAAAGATTCGTTACAGTGAGGCGGATGATACTGTGTATTCACCACAGATACATCAAATGTACAAGGAAGAAGCAGCAAACGGAGACATAGGGCTTGCAGTAAGGTCGGTTCCCTACCTGAATGATGTTATTTCAAAGGGTAAAGGGGTGTTTGCCTTTCATGGCGATCAACTGGCCGGATTCTGCTATATTGAAGCCTGGGAACATGAGAAATATCTTGCCAATTCAGGGTTGATTGTTCTTCCTGAGTTTAGGGGTAAAGGGGTGGCCAAGAAGATCAAATTCGGTGCTTTTCAGTTATCCCGAAAGATGTTTCCCCACGCCAAATTATTCGGGCTAACCACCAATTCGGCTGTTATGCGGATCAATGCGGAATTGGGGTATATACCCGTCACGTTTTCCAAGCTGACCCAGGACCCCCAGTTCTGGAAAGGATGTGCATCGTGTCCGAACTATGATATACTGTTGCGCAAAGAGATGAAAAACTGCCTTTGTACGGCTATGATCTTTGATCCCGAAAAACATACGAGTAAATATGAAGAAAAAGAATTCCGGAAAGAAAAAAATAGTGCTGGCCTTTAG
- a CDS encoding argininosuccinate synthase: MKKKNSGKKKIVLAFSGGLDTCFVAKYLSDKGYEVHSLFLYSGSGNTDELKHIEMLAGDMGVKSHRTINISKDYYRNCIRHLVAGNVLRNGNYPLSVSSERYFQAAQVARYAGEIGADGVAHGSTGAGNDQVRFDTVISVLAPGLEIFAPVRDNKLTREEEIAYLQDKGVELNQEDHKYSLNEGLWGTSIGGDETLTSHRPIQDTSGPDKKADRELTLIFEQGECVGINQSKFNDPVEAIEALNKIGKEYGIGMDYHTGDTIIGEKGRIAFQAPAALMIIKSHHLLEKHTLTKHQLQWKNHIADWYGNMLHEGLYMEPAMRDAERFLESSQQYVTGEVYLLLREKDFKLQGIQSPYDLMEASNHQYGEKYTEWDAEDVKGFIKIYSNSLKNYYGLHTDLISHEYSK; this comes from the coding sequence ATGAAGAAAAAGAATTCCGGAAAGAAAAAAATAGTGCTGGCCTTTAGCGGAGGGCTGGATACCTGCTTTGTTGCCAAATATCTATCGGATAAGGGATATGAGGTGCACAGTTTATTTTTATATTCAGGCAGTGGAAATACGGATGAATTAAAACATATAGAAATGCTTGCCGGGGATATGGGAGTAAAATCCCATCGCACCATAAATATTTCAAAGGATTACTACCGGAATTGCATCCGCCACCTGGTAGCGGGTAATGTATTAAGAAACGGAAATTATCCTTTGTCCGTCAGCTCGGAACGGTATTTCCAGGCCGCTCAGGTAGCCAGATATGCGGGGGAGATAGGAGCGGATGGAGTAGCCCATGGCAGTACAGGAGCGGGAAATGACCAGGTTAGGTTTGATACCGTTATATCGGTTTTGGCTCCCGGCTTGGAAATCTTTGCGCCTGTCAGAGACAATAAATTAACCCGGGAAGAAGAAATTGCCTATCTGCAAGATAAAGGAGTTGAGCTGAACCAGGAAGATCACAAATATTCACTCAACGAGGGCCTTTGGGGCACAAGTATAGGAGGAGATGAGACACTCACTTCACATCGTCCTATACAGGATACATCAGGTCCGGATAAAAAAGCAGACCGTGAACTGACCCTGATTTTTGAACAGGGGGAATGTGTGGGGATCAATCAGAGCAAATTCAATGATCCGGTAGAAGCAATAGAAGCCCTGAACAAGATAGGAAAAGAATATGGAATTGGAATGGATTACCATACAGGCGACACCATTATCGGGGAAAAGGGAAGAATAGCTTTTCAGGCACCGGCTGCCCTGATGATCATAAAGAGCCATCATCTCCTTGAAAAACATACCCTCACCAAGCATCAGCTTCAATGGAAAAACCATATCGCAGATTGGTATGGAAATATGTTGCATGAAGGATTGTATATGGAACCCGCTATGCGTGATGCAGAGAGGTTCCTGGAAAGTTCCCAGCAATATGTAACCGGAGAGGTGTATTTATTGCTTCGGGAAAAAGATTTTAAACTTCAGGGTATTCAATCACCCTATGATTTGATGGAGGCTTCCAATCATCAGTACGGTGAAAAGTATACCGAATGGGATGCGGAGGATGTTAAAGGGTTTATAAAAATATATTCCAATTCACTGAAAAATTATTATGGGTTGCACACCGATCTGATCAGTCATGAATATTCAAAATAA
- a CDS encoding M20/M25/M40 family metallo-hydrolase has translation MNIQNKQHTIDTKELLKDLVGIPSYSGEEGEAADFLYDRLREMGLSPSRKKNNIWVLPAHYKEGHPNILLNAHIDTVKPSGSWSMDPHQPVERGQEIYGLGSNDAGASLVCLLDTFMHFYEKDLPVNIIFSATAEEETGGRDGIQTMVEELPEISLGIIGEPTGMHMAVGERGLLVIDGTVTGTEKHAALENTDNAILNAMKVLNTLQNIHFDKISEVLGGVHVTVSEIHAGLQHNVTPPECRFLLDIRINEHYTPQEVLEILGKELDCSLKARSLDKKASGISLDHPIVDSAKALNIKRYGSLTLSNMAYVDFPSVKMGPGDSARSHKPDEFIYRHELDTGKLYYTRLINQYISLL, from the coding sequence ATGAATATTCAAAATAAACAACATACCATCGACACTAAGGAACTGTTGAAAGATCTTGTCGGCATCCCCTCATATAGCGGTGAGGAGGGGGAAGCTGCAGACTTTCTTTATGACCGTCTCAGAGAAATGGGACTGAGCCCTTCCCGTAAAAAAAACAATATATGGGTATTGCCCGCCCATTATAAGGAGGGGCACCCCAATATTTTGCTAAATGCCCATATAGATACCGTGAAACCTTCCGGAAGCTGGAGTATGGACCCTCATCAACCTGTTGAAAGAGGCCAGGAGATTTACGGACTGGGTTCCAATGATGCCGGTGCTTCGTTGGTTTGTCTTTTGGATACATTTATGCACTTTTATGAAAAGGATCTACCGGTAAATATTATTTTTTCTGCCACTGCTGAAGAAGAAACGGGGGGAAGGGACGGTATTCAAACCATGGTTGAGGAATTGCCTGAAATTTCATTGGGCATAATCGGAGAACCTACAGGTATGCATATGGCGGTGGGGGAGAGGGGTTTGCTTGTTATAGACGGCACCGTTACGGGAACAGAGAAGCATGCGGCCCTCGAAAATACCGATAATGCCATCTTAAATGCCATGAAAGTGTTGAATACACTTCAAAATATACATTTTGACAAAATTTCTGAAGTCCTTGGAGGCGTGCATGTAACCGTTTCAGAAATCCATGCGGGGCTTCAGCATAATGTGACACCCCCGGAGTGCCGTTTTTTGCTTGATATTAGAATCAATGAGCATTATACGCCACAGGAGGTTCTGGAGATTCTCGGGAAAGAACTGGATTGTAGCTTAAAAGCCCGGTCGCTTGACAAAAAAGCCTCCGGTATCTCTTTGGATCATCCGATCGTCGATAGTGCCAAGGCATTAAATATCAAAAGATACGGATCTTTAACTTTATCCAATATGGCTTATGTGGATTTTCCCTCTGTAAAGATGGGTCCCGGTGACTCAGCCAGGTCGCACAAACCGGATGAATTTATCTACAGACATGAACTGGATACGGGAAAACTGTACTACACAAGATTAATAAATCAATATATTTCGCTGTTATGA
- the argH gene encoding argininosuccinate lyase, producing MKLWSEKNNTENWVYQHTTSDRAFDEKLAPFDILGSIAHLTMLRKCNFVRAKEFEVMKGELIKLYNESLKEDFNIPQDVEDIHSYVELCLTNRLGKVGKKLHTARSRNDQVLLDIKLYVRNEIENIVEQMDGLFHKLMELSRKYEYTFMPGYTHGQVAMPSSFGLWFSAYAEQMAEDLIEFHSAFQLANMNPLGSGSGYGSTFDIDREITTSLLGFDSMHFNVVGAQLSRGKTEILTANALAFLATTLSRFANDCCLFLSQNFGFISLSEDVTTGSSIMPHKKNPDVFELLRADFNRLKALPNEIFMYTTNLTTGYSRDFQLTKHSLFPAIDNFKASLLTFTKALDHIQVNEQLIEDKRYREVFSVNKIKHYTEEGMPFREAYHKVSSEINEGTYSPDYKMSSNTIGNIGNMCFDGIENKYEHYRKKFSFRKISKSFQELREI from the coding sequence ATGAAATTATGGTCGGAGAAGAACAATACGGAAAATTGGGTGTATCAACACACAACATCGGATCGGGCATTTGATGAAAAGCTTGCCCCATTTGATATATTGGGCTCAATAGCACATCTTACAATGCTGCGCAAATGCAATTTTGTTCGCGCGAAAGAATTTGAGGTAATGAAGGGTGAACTGATCAAGCTCTATAATGAGAGTTTGAAGGAAGATTTCAATATTCCACAGGATGTTGAAGACATCCATTCCTATGTAGAGTTGTGTTTAACCAACAGACTGGGAAAAGTTGGCAAGAAGCTTCATACAGCACGCTCCAGAAACGACCAGGTGCTTTTGGATATAAAATTGTATGTCAGGAACGAAATAGAAAATATCGTAGAACAGATGGACGGTTTGTTCCATAAGTTAATGGAATTGAGTAGAAAATATGAATATACTTTCATGCCGGGTTATACCCATGGACAGGTGGCCATGCCCTCTTCCTTCGGACTGTGGTTTAGTGCTTATGCAGAGCAAATGGCAGAAGATTTGATAGAATTCCATTCGGCATTTCAACTGGCCAATATGAATCCCCTTGGCTCCGGTTCAGGATATGGAAGTACTTTTGATATTGACCGGGAAATCACCACTTCTTTGCTGGGTTTCGATTCAATGCATTTCAATGTGGTGGGGGCACAATTGTCGCGCGGCAAAACAGAAATCCTTACCGCAAATGCCCTGGCTTTTCTAGCTACAACCTTGTCCCGGTTTGCCAATGACTGTTGTTTGTTCCTGAGCCAGAATTTTGGTTTTATCTCATTGAGCGAGGATGTTACCACGGGATCCAGTATTATGCCCCATAAAAAAAATCCGGATGTATTTGAGCTGCTCAGGGCCGATTTTAACCGGTTGAAAGCACTTCCCAATGAGATTTTTATGTATACTACAAATCTGACCACGGGGTACTCACGAGATTTTCAGTTAACCAAACATAGCTTGTTCCCTGCCATTGACAATTTTAAAGCCAGTCTGCTTACCTTTACCAAAGCCCTGGATCATATTCAAGTCAATGAGCAACTGATAGAAGATAAGCGTTACCGGGAAGTGTTTTCGGTAAACAAAATCAAACATTACACAGAAGAAGGCATGCCTTTTCGGGAGGCTTATCATAAAGTTTCCTCGGAAATCAATGAAGGCACCTATTCCCCTGATTACAAAATGTCCTCAAATACCATCGGGAACATAGGCAATATGTGTTTTGACGGCATAGAAAACAAATATGAACACTACAGGAAAAAGTTCTCCTTTCGTAAGATCAGCAAGTCTTTTCAGGAATTAAGGGAGATTTAA
- a CDS encoding dipeptidase gives MEDIKKYIEDNKQRFLDELFELIRIPSISSEKEHKEDMKKMAEALKQKLLDAGADKARVLPTDGNPVVYGEKFIDKNRPTVLVYGHYDVMPVDPIEKWDSKPFEPEIRDGKIYARGADDDKGQSFMHIKAFEMLAKTGQLNCNVKFMLEGEEEIGSPNLGKFCEQNKDMLQADTILVSDTSMLGKEHPSITTGLRGLAYMEVHVTGPNKDLHSGIFGGAVANPANVLSEMIAKLKDNNNKITIPGFYDDVVEATEKEREEMNKAPFDLEEYKRSLDIAEVEGEAGYTTLERTGIRPSLDVNGMWSGYTGEGAKTILPSTASAKISMRLVPNQDHKKIAGLFKDYIHSITPNSVKVEVNELHGGQGYVCPIDLPAYKAASEAMEEGLGKKPIPVRSGGSIPIIATFERVLNTKSILLGFGLESDAIHSPNENYPLDQFYSGIETIARFYQKFSETTK, from the coding sequence ATGGAAGACATCAAAAAGTATATTGAAGACAACAAACAGCGCTTTCTTGACGAACTGTTCGAACTTATCCGCATACCCTCAATCAGTTCCGAAAAGGAACACAAAGAGGACATGAAAAAAATGGCTGAAGCCCTGAAACAAAAACTCCTGGATGCAGGTGCAGATAAAGCCAGGGTCCTCCCCACCGATGGAAATCCGGTGGTTTATGGAGAAAAATTCATTGACAAAAACAGACCTACCGTTCTGGTATACGGACATTATGATGTGATGCCGGTTGACCCGATCGAAAAATGGGATTCCAAACCTTTCGAGCCTGAAATCAGAGATGGCAAGATATATGCAAGAGGGGCAGATGATGATAAGGGCCAGTCCTTTATGCATATAAAAGCTTTTGAAATGCTTGCCAAAACAGGCCAACTCAATTGTAATGTAAAGTTCATGCTGGAAGGGGAAGAAGAAATAGGATCTCCTAATCTTGGAAAGTTCTGTGAACAAAACAAAGACATGTTACAGGCCGATACGATACTGGTTTCCGACACCAGCATGCTGGGCAAGGAGCATCCTTCCATCACAACCGGCCTGCGGGGACTTGCTTATATGGAAGTGCATGTCACCGGCCCCAACAAAGACCTCCATTCGGGCATTTTCGGGGGTGCTGTGGCCAATCCGGCCAATGTGCTCTCGGAAATGATTGCTAAACTAAAAGATAATAACAATAAAATTACCATACCCGGATTTTACGATGATGTGGTTGAAGCGACCGAAAAAGAAAGAGAAGAAATGAACAAAGCACCTTTTGACCTGGAGGAATACAAAAGGTCTTTGGACATTGCCGAAGTGGAAGGTGAAGCGGGTTACACCACTCTTGAAAGAACAGGCATCCGGCCCTCACTGGACGTAAACGGAATGTGGAGCGGATATACCGGAGAAGGGGCAAAAACCATACTTCCTTCAACCGCAAGTGCCAAAATCTCCATGCGACTGGTCCCCAATCAGGATCATAAAAAAATCGCCGGTCTATTCAAAGATTATATTCATTCCATTACTCCCAATTCTGTTAAGGTAGAAGTCAACGAGCTTCACGGAGGGCAGGGTTATGTTTGCCCCATCGATCTGCCTGCTTATAAAGCGGCCAGTGAAGCCATGGAAGAAGGGCTGGGCAAAAAACCCATTCCGGTAAGAAGCGGAGGAAGCATACCCATTATAGCTACCTTTGAACGGGTACTGAATACAAAATCCATACTGCTTGGATTTGGCCTTGAGTCGGATGCCATCCACTCTCCGAATGAAAATTATCCGCTGGATCAATTTTATAGCGGAATAGAAACCATTGCACGTTTTTACCAAAAATTCTCAGAAACAACAAAATAG
- the trpB gene encoding tryptophan synthase subunit beta, with amino-acid sequence MERADKLQNNQSNQYTRRDFQNGYFGEYGGIHVPGVLKEKLDHLASAFNEIRDKDHFVNELNAYYRDYIGRPSPLYLAKRLSNHVNSRIYLKREDLNHTGAHKINNTVGQILLAKHMRADEIIAETGAGQHGVATATAAALMGMKCKIFMGKKDAERQQMNVYRMKILGAELVTTERGTATLKDAINAALEYYVDHPEAFYLLGSAVGPHPYPSMVRYFQSVIGEEAKKQFLEKENKLPDAIFACVGGGSNAIGMFSGFLNDPEVNIYAAEGGGEGEVLYRTASTLVMGSPVVFQGTYSYCLVDEKHNPVDTYSIAAGLDYPGVGPEHSYLKDTGRAEYFTVTDQEAIEAFKILSALEGIIPAIESAHAVSLAMKMMKDQDAVSIVNLSGRGDKDMDRKLV; translated from the coding sequence ATGGAACGTGCAGATAAACTACAGAATAACCAAAGCAATCAATACACCCGCCGGGACTTTCAGAATGGCTATTTTGGTGAGTATGGAGGCATCCATGTGCCCGGGGTATTAAAGGAGAAGCTGGACCATTTGGCTTCTGCTTTCAATGAGATCAGGGATAAGGATCATTTTGTCAATGAGCTTAATGCTTATTACAGGGATTATATAGGCCGACCCTCTCCTTTGTATCTGGCAAAGAGGCTGTCGAACCATGTCAATTCGCGGATATATTTGAAGCGTGAGGATTTGAATCATACCGGAGCCCATAAGATCAACAATACCGTGGGGCAGATTCTGCTGGCCAAACATATGAGAGCCGATGAAATTATTGCGGAAACAGGAGCGGGTCAGCATGGTGTTGCCACAGCTACAGCCGCCGCTTTAATGGGAATGAAATGCAAAATTTTTATGGGTAAGAAGGATGCCGAGCGTCAGCAGATGAATGTATACCGGATGAAAATTCTCGGTGCTGAGCTGGTTACCACTGAAAGGGGTACGGCTACGTTAAAGGATGCCATTAATGCTGCTCTGGAGTACTATGTCGATCATCCTGAGGCATTTTATTTGCTTGGATCGGCCGTTGGACCCCATCCTTATCCTTCTATGGTCAGATATTTTCAGAGTGTCATCGGTGAAGAAGCCAAAAAGCAGTTTCTGGAAAAGGAAAATAAGCTGCCGGACGCTATTTTTGCCTGCGTTGGCGGTGGTTCCAATGCAATAGGCATGTTTTCGGGTTTTCTAAATGACCCCGAAGTGAATATTTATGCTGCCGAAGGAGGAGGAGAAGGAGAAGTATTATACAGAACGGCTTCCACATTGGTTATGGGAAGCCCGGTGGTATTTCAGGGTACCTATTCCTATTGTTTGGTTGATGAAAAACACAATCCGGTAGATACTTATTCTATTGCGGCCGGTTTGGATTATCCGGGTGTAGGACCGGAGCATTCCTATCTTAAGGATACCGGGAGAGCCGAATATTTTACCGTTACCGACCAGGAAGCTATTGAAGCTTTTAAGATTTTATCGGCTTTGGAGGGAATTATTCCTGCTATCGAATCTGCTCATGCGGTTTCACTGGCAATGAAAATGATGAAGGATCAGGATGCAGTAAGTATTGTCAACCTTTCCGGGCGCGGAGATAAAGATATGGACAGGAAACTGGTATAG
- a CDS encoding 7-carboxy-7-deazaguanine synthase QueE, producing MDKKIFEGGKKLPLVERFYSIQGEGFHTGKPAYFIRIGGCDIGCHWCDSKVTWNPDVHPLVDVREIKESVQETPARAIVVTGGEPSLYNLDPLCDALKSTGIKTYLETSGTGNFTGVWDWICLSPKKQEPPKTVFYKAADELKVIVYRYEDLNWAEKAARKVCGRCMLYLQPEWSQYRTIIPSVVEYVKNHPEWRVSLQAHKFMRIP from the coding sequence TTGGATAAAAAAATATTCGAAGGAGGAAAGAAGCTTCCTTTGGTGGAAAGGTTTTATTCCATACAGGGAGAAGGGTTTCATACCGGCAAGCCGGCTTATTTCATCCGGATAGGAGGATGTGATATCGGATGCCATTGGTGTGATTCGAAAGTAACCTGGAATCCGGACGTTCATCCGCTTGTGGATGTTCGGGAAATTAAGGAATCGGTTCAGGAAACACCGGCAAGGGCTATTGTTGTTACAGGAGGTGAGCCCAGCTTGTATAATCTCGATCCTTTGTGCGATGCATTGAAATCCACTGGCATTAAAACATATTTGGAGACGTCGGGCACTGGTAATTTTACAGGGGTATGGGATTGGATATGTCTTTCACCCAAAAAGCAAGAACCCCCCAAAACTGTGTTTTATAAAGCAGCGGACGAATTGAAGGTGATCGTCTATCGATATGAAGACCTAAATTGGGCGGAAAAAGCAGCCAGGAAGGTGTGCGGAAGATGTATGCTTTATCTTCAGCCGGAATGGAGCCAATACAGGACAATCATTCCTTCAGTTGTGGAATATGTGAAAAACCATCCGGAATGGAGGGTTTCCCTGCAGGCCCATAAATTTATGCGGATCCCCTGA